A window from Bacillota bacterium encodes these proteins:
- a CDS encoding ABC transporter ATP-binding protein: MLEVQDLTVSVDGKIILDQMDLTINPGEVHVLFGPNGSGKSTLLGTLMGFERFKVLNGRIIFKGEDITYLPVYERARLGIGLSFQRPPTIRGLTMRDMVGICSHGEADADQLAERLNFSRFLDREVNHGFSGGELKRSELLQLLAQDPEFLMLDEPESGVDVENLALVGTTINRLLDRDVPDANHRPRKVKREQRHKAGLVITHTGHILNYVNADVGHVLYQGRLSCEGNPLELFRCIQKVGYGECVRCVF, translated from the coding sequence ATGCTTGAGGTTCAAGACCTTACGGTGTCCGTCGACGGGAAGATCATTCTGGACCAGATGGATTTGACCATCAATCCGGGTGAGGTCCACGTGCTGTTCGGCCCCAACGGGTCGGGCAAGTCCACGCTTTTGGGCACGCTCATGGGATTTGAGCGTTTCAAAGTGCTTAACGGACGGATAATCTTCAAAGGGGAGGACATTACCTATCTGCCGGTGTACGAACGGGCCAGGCTTGGGATCGGCCTGTCTTTCCAGCGTCCGCCGACTATCAGGGGTCTGACCATGCGGGATATGGTGGGGATTTGTTCCCACGGCGAGGCAGACGCGGATCAATTGGCCGAGCGCTTGAATTTTTCCCGCTTTCTCGACCGGGAGGTCAACCATGGTTTTTCCGGCGGGGAGCTGAAGCGGTCGGAACTCCTGCAGCTTTTGGCCCAGGATCCGGAATTCTTGATGTTGGACGAACCTGAGTCCGGCGTGGACGTGGAGAATCTGGCTCTGGTGGGCACCACCATCAACCGGCTCCTGGACCGCGACGTTCCGGACGCAAACCACCGGCCGCGCAAAGTCAAGCGTGAGCAGAGACACAAGGCGGGCCTGGTGATTACCCACACCGGCCACATCCTGAATTACGTCAACGCGGACGTGGGCCACGTGCTGTACCAGGGCCGGCTGTCCTGTGAGGGCAACCCGCTGGAGCTTTTCAGGTGCATCCAGAAGGTCGGTTACGGCGAGTGTGTGCGGTGTGTGTTCTAG